TTGGCCTGCCCCGAGCCTGGGTCGCCGGCGCAGTCGCGTGGAGGACGCACCGTCAGCCGTGGTTCACCGGCTCCGACTCTCGAGGTTACGATCCCAACAATGAGCGGCGTGCTGCACAGCCTTGGCGACCTGGCGAGCCCGTGGGCCTACCTGGTGATCGGGCTGCTGGCCGTGGCCGAGGCGACCGCCGGCCACGCTGGCGCTGGTCGACACCCATGGCGCCTTCGGGTTCCCGTCGGGCCACGCGGCCCAGGTGGCCGCCGTGTACGGGATGCTCGCCTACCTGGCAGCCAGCGCCGCCACCACCTGGCGGCTGAAGGTCAGCGTGTGGACGGCGGCGTTGCTGGTGACCCTGGTGGTCGGCTTCTCCCGCGCGTATCTCGGGGTGCACTGGCCGACCGACGTGCTCGGCGGCTGGGCGCTCGGCGGCCTGTGGCTCGCCGTGCTCGTGGTCGCCCACGCCACCCTGGCACGGGCCCGCCAGCACCCGCCGGGAAGGCCGCCAGCAGCACCCGACGGCGCGGTCCGGACACCGGGGACGGCAGGGGCCGTGGGGGGAGCTCGCTCCCCCCACGGCCAACAGGAGCGCCGGTAGACCAGTGGCCGGCAACAGCCAGCAGACACGCCTCAGCCTGAGGGACGCAGCAGGAAGAGCTGGCCGTCCTCCACTGTCACCGGCGCACCGCCGGGCGCGGTCGTGGGCGGGTGTGCCTGGGCGTCGGAGAGCCAGGTGTCGGCGCCGAACAGGGCGGAGGCGTCGATGATGCCGCTCGTCTCCCAGATCCCCGGGCCGACCGGGACGCCGTCGCGGCCGGGCGGGTCGAGCTGGGCGACGCGCGTCGCCGTCGAGGCGTCGACGCCGACCGCACCCACCGGGCCCTTGACGAGGGGGAACCGCCAGATCGAGCCGTCGCGGCCCTTCGCGGCCATGACGACCCGGCTCTCTGTCGTGCCGTCCTCGTTGATCATGAGGTACTGGCCGCTCACGCCGATGTTGTCGGGGCTGATCGCGATGTCGCCGCCCGCAGCGACGACCGTGTCGGCGTTGTAGACGGTCGTGAGGGTTGCCGGCTTGAGCGGGTTGCCAGGGTGCAGCCGCAGGGAGTACAGCCGTCCGAGCTCGTTGACGCCGTTGTCGGCGCCGCTCGACGAGCCGGTGGTGTCGAAGAAGAACTCGTTCGGGTTGTTCGGGTTGAAGGCGCCGTCCTCCGGGCGCACGAACGTCATCGCGCCGGCGGCGTCGCTCGCCGCCTCGAGCTGCACGTCGGTGAGGTCCTCCGCGTGCGGGATCTCGACCCACTCGCCGGTCACCGAGCCGCTCGTGAACGTCCGCTCGCTGTTCCGCGCGGGATCGAGCGAACGGAAGACGTAGAGCGTGCCGTTGTCGAGCCCGTTCCGCGCCAGGACGGTGGCGTTCGCCGACCGGTCCTGCTTGCCGACGTACATGTAGAGCTGGTTGTCGAGCGTGGCCGGCCCGTCCTCGGTCGCGAAGACCACCGTCTGGGTGCCCTGCCCGGGCTGGACGTTGGTGTTCTCCTTGGAGTAGCGGCCGAGCTTCGGCAGTGTGTGGAGCTCGTTGTCGAAGACCGCGACGGAGAGGCCGCCCTTGCCGTCGAAGGTGTTGGGGCTGTTCTCCTCCTCGTTGGTCAGGTAGATCGGGCGGTCGAAGCCGTTGTCGGGGCCGGCGAGGAAGCCGGAGCAGAACCGCGCGAGCTGGCGGGGCATCTGCGCCTCGTTGCCGACGACCGGCGCCGGCCCGAGCAGCGTGTTCTCTGCGTAGACCGAGTCGTAGGCCCGCTTGCCCGCGACCGGGTCCCCGTTCTGGTCGAGGATCCACTGCGACACGATCGCGCCGCGGTTCTTCGGCCCGCCGACGACGGGCTCGGACTGCGTCGTGAAGCCCAGCTCGTGATTCATGAACAGCGTGCTCGTGCCGTCGCCGTTCGGGTGGGCGCCGAGCCCGTCGGGGATCCCGACCATGCGGTACTGCTGTCCGGCGGCGCCACCGAGCAGCGGCACCTTGTCATCGACGCTGAAGAGCGCCTTGATCTCGTACGCGCCGCCGACCGGCTCGACGTACGGCTTCACCGACGTGGCGGCGAGCGCGGAGCCTGCCACCGCCACCGTCACGGCGAGCGCCGCGGCGAAGGCGGCGCGAATCGGGAATCGACTTGCCCTGCGGCTGCGTTCCTGCAAGGGTTCCTCCCCTCCTTCGAGACCGGATCCGAATCCTACGGCGGTCACGGCGCGCGGGAGTGACACGGCGGTGGCGCCCCGGTGAAGATGCCGCGACCCCAGTCAAAGAGACGCGGCCAGGTCTTGTGCTCGCACACGCGCAGGCTGGCCGAGCCCGCGCAGTCTGCGGCTGACGGCTGTCGTGGACCGCGGGCTAGGGGTTTCGCGGGCATGTCCCTGACCCTGCACGCTGGTGCTGCAGGTGTCAACCCGTCGGCGGCGGGGTCGTCACTAGGCCAGGATGCGCAGGGGCTCTTCGAGGATGGCCTTGAGATCGGCGAGGAACTGCGCGCCGGTGGCGCCGTCCAGGGCGCGGTGGTCGATGGACAGGGTGAGCTTCATCCGCTGGCGGGTGGCGAGCTGCCCGTCGCGGAGGACCGGCTCGGAGGTGGTCGCACCCACGGCCAGGATGGCGGCCTCAGGCGGGTTGATCACGGCGGTGAACTGGTCGATGCCGAACATCCCCAGGTTGGAGATCGTGAAGGTGCCGCCGGTGAACTCGTCGGGGCGGAGCTTGCCGGCGCGGGCCTTGTCGATCAGCGCCTTGGCGTCCCGGGAGATCTGGCTGACGCTCTTCTGGTCGGCGTCGCGGACCACGGGCACGATCAGGCCGCCACCCACGGCGACGGCGATGCCGACGTGGATGCGTCGGTGGCGCAGGATCTTGTCGCCGGCCCAGGAGACGTTGATGTCCGGGTGGGTGCGCAGCGTGACCGCGCATGCCCTGACCAGCAGGTCGTTCACTGACAGCTTGGTCCCCTGGTCGGCCAGCCGCTGGTTGAGCTCGGCGCGCAAGCCGAGCAGCGCGTCGGCGTCGACCTGGATGGTCAGGTAGAAGTGGGGTGCTGACTGCATGCTCTCGACCAGCCGGCGGGCGACCGTCTTGCGCATGCTGGTGAGCGGGATCTCCTCCACGTCCGCCGCGGCCGCGGCAGGAGCGGCAGCGGGCGCGGGCGCGGCAGGCGCGGCGGCAGCGGGCGCGGCAGGAGCGGCGGCGGCGGCAGGAGGCGGCGCGGCCGCGGCCGGGGGGGGCGGGGCGGGGGTGGCCCGGCCGCCGTCGCTGGCCGCCAGGGCCTCGACGTCGGCCTTCACCACCCGGCCACCGGGGCCGCTGCCGGTGACGGTGGACAGGTCGATGCCGTGCTCGCGGGCGATGGCGCGGGCCATCGGCGAGGCCTTGACCTGCTGCTCGCTGGCAGGGGCGGGGGCCTCGCCCGTCGCCGGCGGGACCGGCTGGGCGGTGGCCGCGACGGTGGTCTCCACCTCCGGGGCGGTCTCGATCGCCGCGGCCGTCTCGGCTGGCGATGCCGGCGCTGCCTCGGCGGGGGCCGCAGGGGAGGCGGCCGCGCCGCCGTCGCCGGTGCCGATGAGCGCGATCGGCTGGCCGATCGGGACAGTCTCCCCCTCCTGGACCAGGATCTGCTGCAGCACCCCCTCCTCGAAGGCCTCGAGCTCCATCACGGCCTTGTCGGTCTCGATCTCGGCCAGGATGTCGCCCCGTTGCACCTGCTCGCCAGGCTGCTTCAGCCAGGCGGACAGCGTGCCCTCCTCCATGGTGTCGGACAGGCGCGGCATGATGATCTCGGGCATGGTCGCGCACCTCCCTAGCGGGCACCGGACGCGTCGAGCGTCTCGTGGATGACCTTGACCAGATGATCGGCGTTGGGCAGGGCGGCCAGCTCCAGCGGCTTGGCATACGGCAGCGGGACCTCGGCCGCGGCCACCCGGCGCACCGGGGCGTCGAGGTAGTCGAAGGCGCCCTCGGCGATGGTGGCGGCGATCTCGGCGCCGACCCCGTAGGACAGCCAGTCCTCCTCCATGATCACGGCGCGGTTGGTCTTGCGGACCGAGGCCACGACCGTGTCGCGGTCCAGCGGCCGCAGGCTGCGCAGGTCCACCACCTCGGCGCTGATGCCCTCCTCGTCCTCCAGGCGGCGGGCGACGTCGAGAGCGACCTTGGCCATGCGGGAGTAGGCCACGATCGTCAGGTCGCTGCCCTGCTTGACGACCTGGGCGCGGCCGAACTCGACGGTGTAGTCACCGTCGGGGACCTCGCCCTTGGTGTTGTACAGGGCGAGGTTCTCGATGAAGATCACCGGGTCGTTGTCGCGTACGGCGGTGCGCAGCATGCCGCGGACGTCGGCCGGGGTGGCCGGGGTGACGACCTTGAACCCGGGGACGTGCGCGTACCAGACCTCGAGGTTCTGGGAGTGGGTGGCCGCCAGCTGCTGGCCGCCGCCGCCCGGGGTGCGCAGCACCATTGGCACCGGGGTCTGCCCGCCGAACATGCCGTGGATCTTGGCCCCGTGGTTGACCAGCTGGTCCAGGGCCAGGATCGAGAAGTTGATCGTCATGATCTCCACGATCGGCCGCAGCCCGAGCATGGCCGCGCCGATCGCGGCGCCGACGAACCCTTCCTCGCTGATCGGGGTGTCGACCACCCGTTTGGGGCCGAACTCGGCCAGCAGCCCCGCGGTGATCTTGTAGGAGCCCTCGAAGACCCCGATCTCCTCACCCATCAGGAAGACGTCGGGGTCGCGGAGCAGCTCCTCGCGCAGCGTGTCGTGCAGCGCCTGGCGGTAGGTCATCACGGCCACGGGATCACATCACCTCCACGCTGTGCGGGGCCGAGGCCACCACTGGGTCGCCGGGCAGGCCGCGCGGCTCGTTGGCGACCGGGGTGGCGTAGGCGTCGGCGAACAGGTCCTCGACGCTCGGGTCGGGGCTTTGGTCGGCGAAGTCGATGGCCTGGGCCACCTCGCGCTCCACCTCGGCCTCGAGCTCGGCCGCGCCGGTCTCGTCCAGCACCCCGGCGGCGACGAGCCGGGCGCGAAACGCTGGCACCGGGTCGCGGGCCCGGCCGCGCTCGACCTCCTCATTGGCGCGGTAGCGGGCCGGGTCGACCACCGAGTGGCCGCGCATCCGGAAGCTGGTGGCCTCCAGCAGCGTGGGGAGCGACTCGGTGCGGGCCCGGTCCACCGCCCGCCGGGCGGCGTCGCGCACCGCGAGCAGGTCGTTGCCGTCCACGCGCTCGCTGGCCATGCGGTACGCGCAGGCCCGCTGGTACAGCTCCGGCTCGGCCGAGGCCGCCTCCACCGTGGTCCCCATGCCCAACAGGTTGTTGACGATCACGTACACGATCGGGAGCTTCCACAGCTGGGCCAGGTTCAGGCACTCGTGGAAGGCCCCGGTGTTGGTCGTGCCGTCACCCATCTGGCACATGACCACCTCGTCCGAGCCCCGGTAGGCGATCGCCTGGGCGGCGCCGGTCGCCAGCGGGATCTGCCCACCGACGATCGCGTACCCGCCGAGCAGGCGCGCACTGGCGTCGAACAGGTGCATCGAGCCGCCGCGACCGTGCGACACGCCGGTCTGCCTGCCGAACAGCTCCGCCATCACCCGCCCGGGCTCGATCCCCTTGGCGAGCGCGTAGCCGTGCTCCCGGTAGTTGGTGAACAGGTAGTCACGCGGCTCCAAGGCGGCCAGCAAGCCGACGACGGTGGCCTCTTCACCGAGGTTGAGGTGGCAGTAGCCGCCGATCTTGGCCCGCTGGTACATCTCGCCGGTGCGCTCCTCGAACCGGCGCATCAGCCACATCATCCGGTAGTAGTCGACCAGGACGTCCGGCTTCTCGTCGGCAAGCGCGTCCGCCGCACGCTGTGGCTTCCGGCTGCGCCTGCGTGGTGGGGCTTTCTCGTCAGTCGCCATCGCGGTCCTCCTCCTTGTCACCGGCCGCCCCCGGCGCTACTCCCCCGGCGGCTGCTCCTGCCGGGTGAAGCGCTCGGTGGGCTGGCCGCACCGTGGGCACTGGTCGGGCGGCTGCTGGCCGCGGACCGGCTCGCCGCAGACCTCACAGGTCCACTCCAGCGCCAGCAGCTCGACCAGGTCGGAGCGGCTGACGATCCCGACCAGCTGCTGCCCGGCCAGGACCGGCACCCGCCGGATCCGCATGTCGACCAGCAGGGCGCGGACGTGCTCGACGTCGGTGTCCTCGGTGACGCTGATGACCGTCGGCGACATGAGCTCGCGCGCGGTCGCGCCCTGCTTGACCAGCAGGTCGTACTCGCTGACCAGCCCCACCACCGCGCCGGCTTCGTCAGTGACCGGGACGCCGCTGATCTTGTGCCTGGTGAGCAGCTCGGCCACGTCCGCGGTCGGGGTGTCGGGCCCGGCGGCGACGACCGGCGTCGTCATGATCTCCTTGACCTTCACGCTTCACACCTCCGTGAGATCGACCAGGCCGTGACCATCGTGGGAGCGACCAAGCCGTGACAAGGGCTAGCGGCGGCGGGGTGGGGCGGTGTGCACCGGCAGGCCGAGCGCGACCATGGCCGCCTCCATCGACCCCTCCCCCAGGGTGGGGTGGGCATGGACGGTGTCGGCGATGTCGGCAAGCGTGGCCTCCAGGTGCATGGCCAGCACCCCTTCGGGAATCAGGTCGCTGGCGCTGGGCCCGATGATGTGCACGCCCAGCACCTCGCCATACTTCCGCTCCGCCACGACCTTGACCAGCCCCTCGGTCGACCCGTAGGTCTGGGCGCGGCCCAGCGCGGAGAACGGGAACCGGCCGACGACCACGTCGTGGCCAGCCTGGGTGGCCTTGGCCTCGGTGAGCCCCACGCTGGCGACCTCCGGGTGGGTGAAGGTCGCGGCCGGGATGGCCTTGTAGTCCATGCGCTCGTGGCGGCCGGCGATCACGCCAGCGGCAACCAGCCCCTGGTGGCTGGCCACGTGGGCCAGCAGCACCCTCCCGGTCACGTCCCCGATCGCGTGCACCCCCGGCACGCTGGTCCGCAGCTGCTCGTCGACCTGGACCCAGCCCTTGGGGTCGGTCGTCACCCCGGTGCGCTCGAGGTCGAGCCCTTCGGTGTTGGGCCGGCGGCCGACCCCGACCAGCACCACGTCCGCCTGGGCCTGCTCGGGGTTGCCCCCGTCCGGGTCGGCGATGGTGACCCGCAACGGCCCGCTCCGCTTCCCTCTGCCCGCATGGGCGATCTCGGCGACCGTCCTGCCCGTCTGGACCCTGATGCCCCGCTTGGCGAACGAGCGCTCGAGGGTCTTGCCCATGTCGGCGTCCTCGGCCGGGAGCAGCGTCGGCAGCAGCTCGACCAGGGTCACCTGGGCACCGAAGGCGTGGAACATCGTCGCCCACTCGGCACCCACCGCGCTGGCGCCGATGATCACGATGCGCCGCGGCACCTCGCCGAGCAGGAACGCGCCGTCGGAGGTGACCACCCCGGGCAGGTCGATCCCGGGGATCGGCAGCAGCACCGGCGTCGAGCCGGTGGCGACGATCACGTTGCGCCCCTCGAGCCTGGCCTGCGGCTGGCCGTCGGGCGCGGGCGGCGCGTTGTACAGCGGCCCGCCCGCACCGAGCGTGGAGGGGCCGACGCCGACGACCTCCACCGTGGTCGGCCCGACGAAGCGCGCGTGCCCGCTCACCACCGTGACCCCGTTGGCCTTCAGCAGCCCCGCCACGCCGTCGGTGAGCCCCTTGACGATCTTCTCCTTGCGCTTGAGCACCGCCGAGTAGTCCAGCCGCACGTTGTCGGCCAGCACGCCGAACTCGGCGCTGTGCTGCATGGTCTCCAGCACCTCGGCCGAGCGCAGCATCGCCTTGGTCGGGATGCACCCCCAGTTCAGGCACACCCCGCCCGGACGCTCCTTCTCGACCAGCGCGGTCCTCAAGCCCAGCTGGGCCGCGCGGATCGCGGCCGGGTACCCGCCCGGGCCACCGCCAACGACCAGCAGGTCGAACGCCTGCTGCTCTGCCTGCTCGGCCATCCGTCATCACCTCCCGTGCCGTTGCGGCCCTGAAGCGTACATGCCTACAGCCGCTCGAAGACCACCACGACCTCTCCCTCCCTGGCCACGACCTGTCCCTCCCTGGCCATGCCGACCCCTCTGCTCGTGTGCCACCGGTGCTGGCCGCCTCGTCACATGTACAGGTGTACAGGCCGCCGTCGATGCCGTACATCTCCCCGGTGCCGCACCTCTCCCCGATGCTTTCCCCGATGCTTTACATCCCCCCGGTGATATACCCCGAATCCGGGTCGGCCGGGAACCACACCACGCAGCGGTGCTGCTGCGGTGGGCAAGGCGGCAGGGATGGCGGTAGCCGGCAGACGCCCACACCGACTCGAGCCGCCTCAAGTCGGACATCGAGCATGCCGATGGCGGCGTCAAGGCTTTGCAAAGACCAGCCAGCTCGACATGGCCAAGGCCACAATGGGGTGGGCTGGCTCGGGCGCCGGGCCGCCACCGCACCGACGGCCGGGCCGCCGGCGATCGCATGGGCCCGCATGACCGAGGTGACAAGATGCGGAGAAGCGACATTGATGGAGAAGGTGTGGCGTGGGCGCTTGGCGCGTTGGTCGCCAGCCTGCTCGTCGGGGTCGTTGTCGAGCCGTTCCGAGACACCATCGGGCTCGAGAACGTCGTGATCATCTACCTGCTCGTGGTCGTGGCCGCGGCCGCGATCGGCGGACGGGCAGCCGGGATGGTGGCGGCGCTGTCGGCCGCGCTGTCCTACGACTTCTTCCTGACCCGCCCGTATCACTCGCTTCGGATCGACTCGCGCGCGCAGGTCATCACGGTGGTGTTGCTGGTTGCCACTGGCATCGTGGTCAGCATCGGCGGCCGGGTGCGACGCCAGTCGGCCGTGCGGGCCAACGATCACGTCAATGCGATCCGGCTGCTGCACCAGGTCACCGAGATGGCTGCCACCGGGGCTGCCGTTGACCGGGTGACCGCCGAGGGCCTCCACCAGCTGCTCGGCGCCCGCCGCGTCAGCGTCCTTCGCCGCAGCTCGGGCGGCCTCGTGGTGACGGCCGACGTCGGCGCCACCGGTACGCCGATCGAGCTGGACGAACTGCCCCACCTGGACCGGGACGGCCGCATCCCGCCTGGGCGCCGCCGTGTGGTCGGCGGCACGATGGTGCTGCCCAACCAGGGCGTCGTGCTCGACCTTGTTGCCGGCCGGCGGCCGGTGGGGTCGCTGGTCATCATCCCGGGACAGGACGCGCCGGCCGACCGCACGACCCGTCTCGCGGTGGCGGCCATGGCCAACGAACTGGCCATCGCAGGCACCCACCAGCCATGACGGGAACATGAGGCACCGAGCAGTGGGGACCCAGCCGGACATGGCTAATCGGGCTGCAATTCCGACATGCTTGCAACGGAGGCCCCTTATGCCGGCTGGTGGCTTGTGGCAGTGTTCCCAGCTTCCTACCTTAAGGTCACGGGAGTTCGAGGAGCCACCCCCGAACAGGTGCCGTTGCAGCTCACCCTCCGTAGTCGGACGGGTGCGCCTCGATGGTCGCCGGACCGAATTCGGGAGGTCACCTGATGACGGCGGGGCGAGGAAGGCGCAGCGTGGTCGTTCTGGCCCGGGTCCACGGGCCGGTCGAGCCGCGTGGCAGCCTCCCCCAGCCCGAGCCCTCCGACTCCCTGCTGTCCGGCCCCGGTGACGGCGGCGCCCGCTGGGCACCCGCCTCCACCCGGGCACAGGACCGGCTGCCTGCCGCGCCGCAGGCCGCCCGCCCCCCGCCTGTCTCGCAGCACGCAGCGCAGCGACCGAGGCGGAGAAAGGAACAGGCATGGCGCAAGTACTAACGCCCACGGCCGACGAGCGGGTCTCGAGCGAGCGTCCCGGCAGGGGGCCGATCGACTGGCTCGGAGGCTGGCGCACCTGCATCGTGGGCTGCGTCGTCTTCTTGCTGCTGGCCATCGCGATCCGCATCTTCCAGCAGTTCACCGCCTGGACGATCGGGATCGACTCGGCCAGCCGCGACTTCGGCCTGTACTACCGCAGCCTGTTCGTGGCCGAGGTGGTGGGGGTCACGGTCGCCACGCTGTGGTGGTGGGGCGGCCTGGTCAGGCGGGGCCGCACGGCGGTCAACAAGAAGATCACCCACAGCGAGGAAGTCCGCCGGATCGCGGTCTTCTGGGGCCTGGTCGGCACCACCTGCGTGATCCTGTACATCATGGCCAGCTTCTGGCCAAACCAGGACGGCGCCTGGCACCAGACGGCCGTCCGGGACACCGCCCTGACGCCCGCCCACATCCCGATGTTCTTCCTGTTCTTCCCGCTCGGGATCACCTTCACGGTGGGGACCTACCTGTACGGGCGGTACTGGCTGCCGAAGGTCTACGGGGCCGAGAAGGGCTTCCCCTGGTCGTTCTTCCTGCTGATCGCCGCGTCGGTCACCGAGATGATGCAGGTCGCCATGAACGAGTGGGGCCACAGCCTGTGGATCACCGAGGAGATCTTCGCGGTGCCGTTCCACTGGCCGTTCGTCTTCTACGGCTGGCTGGCGGCCGGCATCTTCGCCCTCTGGGCCGAGACGCTCGTGCGCCTGCTCCAGATCGAGGGCGAGATCGAGCAGCAGGCGACGGAAAGGGAAGAGGAGGTCGCATGACCCGCTGAGGGGAGGGCCGGAGCCCTCCCCTCGGGGGACCACCCGGGAGCACCACGTCCCGCCGCGGGAACCGAAGCTGCGACGGCGACCGTGACGCGGTTCACGGTCTGCCTCGGCCGAGCGCCGCTTCGAGGTCGGGTTCGAGAGTGGGAGGCACAACAGGTGGCGACGGACGCGAAGACGCTCGAGCTCCGTGAGCTCGTGAACAAGAAGTACAAGTACATCGACCGGAAATGGGATGCGGTCTTCTGGATCACCGCCGCGTTCGTGGTGGGGGCGGCCGCAGACATCACCAAGCAGCTGTTCGCCGGCGACTGGGACTTCTGGACCGACTGGAAGGACCGGCAGTGGTGGCCGATCATAACGCCGTTCGCGATCATCATCATCGGGTCGGCCCTGCAGTACATCCAGTGGCTGGCGTGGCGCTTCCCGACCGGGATGACCTACACGGCGGTCTGCCTGTTCGTCGCCACGCTGGTGGGTAGATGGGTCCAGTGGGGCGCGTTCGTCTACTACCCGATGAACTTCGTCTGGCCGGCGACGATGGTGGCGGCGGCGATCTTCGCCGACTGGGTCTTGTTGAAGACAAAGAGCTTCGTCCTGACGTCGATAGTCGGCTCGATGTTGTTCGCGCTGACCTGGTGGATATCGAACTACGTCCCACTCGCGCCCTTCCTGCAACCGGCGCAATGGATGGACCGGGTGGTGACGGTCGCCGACATCCAGGGGATCGAGTACGTCAGGAGCCAGACGCCCGAGTACCTGCGGATCATCGAGCACGGCTCCCTGCGCACCTTCCTGGGAGAGACCCAGTACGTCTCGCTGGTGTTCGGGGCGACCGTCGCGGTCGGCGGCTACTGGGTCGGGCAGTTCATCGGCAGAGGGTTGGCCATCTGGCCAATCGGCCGCTTCATGAAGAAGTGGTGACCCGACGGTAGAGGAAGGAGGTCGTACGATGCTTCGCCGATACCGCCGCTACCTTTGGGCCGTCCTCGTCGCGGGCGCGCTCGTGGTGTCGTCCGCGCCGGCCGCGAACGCCCACGGCGAGCGCGCCCAGGAGGCGTTCCTCCGGATGCGCACCGTCGGGTGGGTAGACGTCACGTTCTCCAAGGACACCGTCAGGCAGGGCGAGACGCTCACCGTCACCGGCACGGCCAAGATCCTTGACGCGTGGCCGACCAACCTGGCCAAGGGCAACCCCAACACCGGCTACATGGCAGTGATCGCGCCGGGACCGGTGGTGATGCTCAAGGAGCGGACCATCAACGGCGAGTCCGCGCCCAGCCGGATCGACATCCAGAAGGGCAGGATCTACGAGTTCAGCATGACCATCGCCGGGCGGCGGCCCGGCCGCTGGCACGTGCACCCGTCCTTCTCGGTCAAGGGCGCCGGGACCCTGCTCGGGCCGGGCCACTGGATCACCGTCAAGGAGAACCCCGACGGCTTCACCAACGACGTGAAGCTCGTGACGGGCGGCACCGTCAACCTCGAGAACTACCAGCTAGGGTTCACGTGGATCTGGCTGATCCTCACCTTCCTGATCGGCCTGGCCTGGATGATCTACTGGACGGTGCCGAAGCGGACGGTCACCAACCTGGCCGTCACCAGCCAGATCCCCCTCAACACCGACGGGATGGCGTACGGGCTCATCACCAAGAAGGACCACCGCAACATGAACTGGTTCGCCATCGGCACCGCGCTGCTGCTCCTGGCCGGGTGGCTGTACCAGGCGAACGCGTTCCCGACGAAGATGCCGCTGCAGGTGATCCAGTTCGCGCCGCCGCAGCCCGCCATCGCCGAGGAGCCCGTGTTCGCCAAGGCGGAGGGGGCCGACGCCGGGGCACGGTACGACCCGGCCACCAAGACGATGACCATGGACGTGAACGTCACCAATACCGGCACCGCGCCCATGGAGCTGAAGCAGTTCAACGCGGCGTACCTGGGGTTCAAGGCCGGCACGACGCCCGGGCCGGGCGTCGTGACCGTGACGCCCGGGGCCACCGTCGAGCCGGGGGCGACCACGAGGCTGACGTTGACCATGAAGGACCCGGCCTGGGAGAACGAGCTCCTGGTGCCCATCGGCGAGTCGCAGCTCCTGGTCACCGGCATCATGGTGTTCGAGAACACCGAGGGCAAGCGGAACCTCACGGAGGTGGAGGCAAACCTGCAGCCAAGGTTCGCATAACACGGGAAACCTGGGGAACACAGGGACGCATGAGCGGGTCGATGCTTGCGCACGGAGGAGGACTGGCGGCCTTTGACGAGGCCGTCATCCTCTTCCTGTTCCTCGCGCTGGGCATCGGCATGGCCCTGGTCCTCAAGGCGGCCACCAACACGAGCACGGAGAACGACGACGACGCGGACGCCGAGGGCGCGGACGCCGAGGGCGTGGAGCAGTCATGAGCGGCATCCTCGCGCACAGCGGGGTGATGGCGGGCAGCCACACCCTGCTCGTGTTCCTCCCCTTCATCCTGGCCGGGGCCGGCCTGGGGTTCATCGTCATGGCGGTCAACGACAAGGTCGACGCTCGGCCAGACGACGGGTCGGTGCGCCTGCCGACCTCGAAGGAGCGGCCGCTGTATCACCTTCACATGCAGATCAGGGCGGGGGGCAAGGACGAAGACCCCGCGCGCGAGTCGGGGCCCGCCGTCGTGAACCTGCCACGCCGACGGTAGCTGCTCCGCCTGGGTGGGGGCTGCTCCGCCTGGTGGGGGCGCAGGCGGCCCCACACTTGGCTGCGGTGTACCGCGACCCGGTCCCGGGCCTGCTCAGGGTCTGGACGGCGGCGCGCCCGCCCGGGCATCGTTCACCCGCGCCCTCCTGGGTGCGGGTGAACGATGCTGCGCAGAATTCCTTTCGCGTTTTCCGGAGCGTGGTCCGAGGGTCCGGAACGGGCGAACGTCTAGGGCTCGGAAGCCCGCATGACGATGCCGACGCAGGCAATCGTCGCCAGCGCAATCACGATCGCAAAGATGACTCCGGCCATCGTCCTCGCTCCTGTCGCCAGCCCGGCTTTCCGACGAGGCGATAATATCACCTGGC
This window of the Actinomycetes bacterium genome carries:
- a CDS encoding phosphatase PAP2 family protein, giving the protein MYGMLAYLAASAATTWRLKVSVWTAALLVTLVVGFSRAYLGVHWPTDVLGGWALGGLWLAVLVVAHATLARARQHPPGRPPAAPDGAVRTPGTAGAVGGARSPHGQQERR
- a CDS encoding alkaline phosphatase PhoX gives rise to the protein MQERSRRASRFPIRAAFAAALAVTVAVAGSALAATSVKPYVEPVGGAYEIKALFSVDDKVPLLGGAAGQQYRMVGIPDGLGAHPNGDGTSTLFMNHELGFTTQSEPVVGGPKNRGAIVSQWILDQNGDPVAGKRAYDSVYAENTLLGPAPVVGNEAQMPRQLARFCSGFLAGPDNGFDRPIYLTNEEENSPNTFDGKGGLSVAVFDNELHTLPKLGRYSKENTNVQPGQGTQTVVFATEDGPATLDNQLYMYVGKQDRSANATVLARNGLDNGTLYVFRSLDPARNSERTFTSGSVTGEWVEIPHAEDLTDVQLEAASDAAGAMTFVRPEDGAFNPNNPNEFFFDTTGSSSGADNGVNELGRLYSLRLHPGNPLKPATLTTVYNADTVVAAGGDIAISPDNIGVSGQYLMINEDGTTESRVVMAAKGRDGSIWRFPLVKGPVGAVGVDASTATRVAQLDPPGRDGVPVGPGIWETSGIIDASALFGADTWLSDAQAHPPTTAPGGAPVTVEDGQLFLLRPSG
- a CDS encoding pyruvate dehydrogenase complex dihydrolipoamide acetyltransferase, which encodes MPEIIMPRLSDTMEEGTLSAWLKQPGEQVQRGDILAEIETDKAVMELEAFEEGVLQQILVQEGETVPIGQPIALIGTGDGGAAASPAAPAEAAPASPAETAAAIETAPEVETTVAATAQPVPPATGEAPAPASEQQVKASPMARAIAREHGIDLSTVTGSGPGGRVVKADVEALAASDGGRATPAPPPPAAAAPPPAAAAAPAAPAAAAPAAPAPAAAPAAAAADVEEIPLTSMRKTVARRLVESMQSAPHFYLTIQVDADALLGLRAELNQRLADQGTKLSVNDLLVRACAVTLRTHPDINVSWAGDKILRHRRIHVGIAVAVGGGLIVPVVRDADQKSVSQISRDAKALIDKARAGKLRPDEFTGGTFTISNLGMFGIDQFTAVINPPEAAILAVGATTSEPVLRDGQLATRQRMKLTLSIDHRALDGATGAQFLADLKAILEEPLRILA
- a CDS encoding alpha-ketoacid dehydrogenase subunit beta, whose amino-acid sequence is MAVMTYRQALHDTLREELLRDPDVFLMGEEIGVFEGSYKITAGLLAEFGPKRVVDTPISEEGFVGAAIGAAMLGLRPIVEIMTINFSILALDQLVNHGAKIHGMFGGQTPVPMVLRTPGGGGQQLAATHSQNLEVWYAHVPGFKVVTPATPADVRGMLRTAVRDNDPVIFIENLALYNTKGEVPDGDYTVEFGRAQVVKQGSDLTIVAYSRMAKVALDVARRLEDEEGISAEVVDLRSLRPLDRDTVVASVRKTNRAVIMEEDWLSYGVGAEIAATIAEGAFDYLDAPVRRVAAAEVPLPYAKPLELAALPNADHLVKVIHETLDASGAR
- the pdhA gene encoding pyruvate dehydrogenase (acetyl-transferring) E1 component subunit alpha, with amino-acid sequence MATDEKAPPRRRSRKPQRAADALADEKPDVLVDYYRMMWLMRRFEERTGEMYQRAKIGGYCHLNLGEEATVVGLLAALEPRDYLFTNYREHGYALAKGIEPGRVMAELFGRQTGVSHGRGGSMHLFDASARLLGGYAIVGGQIPLATGAAQAIAYRGSDEVVMCQMGDGTTNTGAFHECLNLAQLWKLPIVYVIVNNLLGMGTTVEAASAEPELYQRACAYRMASERVDGNDLLAVRDAARRAVDRARTESLPTLLEATSFRMRGHSVVDPARYRANEEVERGRARDPVPAFRARLVAAGVLDETGAAELEAEVEREVAQAIDFADQSPDPSVEDLFADAYATPVANEPRGLPGDPVVASAPHSVEVM
- a CDS encoding CBS domain-containing protein; amino-acid sequence: MKVKEIMTTPVVAAGPDTPTADVAELLTRHKISGVPVTDEAGAVVGLVSEYDLLVKQGATARELMSPTVISVTEDTDVEHVRALLVDMRIRRVPVLAGQQLVGIVSRSDLVELLALEWTCEVCGEPVRGQQPPDQCPRCGQPTERFTRQEQPPGE